The Peribacillus simplex genome contains the following window.
TGGAGGATTATAATATATCCAAGCAAAAGGCGATGGATATCGCGGAAGATACGTTAAAGTACAGTAAAGATGTAATGGAGTTATTTAAACAGCGGTATCAGCAAATGAAGGAAAAAGGCACGCAAATTATCATGGAAAGTGCCAAGGCAGCTAAAATGCCGCACGTCCATGAAAATCCAGTAATTGGAAGAAATGAACCTTGTCCATGCGGAAGCGGGAAAAAATACAAAAAATGCTGTGGCGCAGCTTAACATCCATGGAAGCTGACTCTATTCGGGGTCGCTTCTTTTTTAGTTGCGAAAAGCGCTTAGCTTTAAAATGAAATTTGATAATTGAAAAAAAACATGTAGAATAAACGGAACACTTGTTCTATAATATGAATTACCAGATAATTAAAGAATAAGAAATAAAAAGTAGTTATTTAGACGGAATTTTCCGAAAACTTCTTTTTTATTTTTAAAAATCTGGTATATATAAGGGAGAAGAGTTTTTTGATCTCATCTCTTTCAACGGTAGACGGCAACCAGACGGGATGAAAATCCCCACACTGTTGGCAGTTTAACTTATTGAACGAAGGAAGGGGTAATCAAATGACAAGAGAAAAAAGATTAATACCTTACAAAGTACTAGAAGTAATGGACACGGTGAAAGAGAAGATTCCCGAGGGTGTCGAGCTTGTGAAGGCCCCGGCAATTTGGGAAAAAGGCAATTATGGTGAGGGTGTGGTAGTTGCCGTCATCGATACAGGCATTGATAAAGGACATCCAGATCTTAAAGAAAGAATCATCGGAGGGAAGGATTTCACCAATACCGGGGATTATCAAGATGATAACGGACATGGGACACATGTGAGCGGTACAATTTTGGCTGCCGTTAATAATGCTGGTGTAGTTGGAGTGGCTCCTAAAGCAAGCGTATTAGCGTTAAAGGCCTTAAATGGTCAAGGGCAAGGCGAAATAGATTGGATTAATGGAGCTTTAGAGTATGCAATCAATTGGCGGGGACCTAATGAAGAAAAGGTTTCTGTTATTTCACTTTCACTAGGCGGTCCAGCGGATGAAGCTGAACACAAACTCATTCAAAAGGCTCTTCAGAACGATATCCTTGTCGTTTGCGCCGCTGGAAATAGTGGCGATGGGCGTCATGAAACGGATGAAATGGATTATCCAGGAGCATATCCCGAGGTAGTGGAAGTAGGAGCTGTGGATTTAAACAGAAATTTAGCTGATTTTTCAAATACAAATGATGAAATTGACTTGGTGGCGCCAGGGGTTGGTATTCTTTCTACGTATCCGGGAAATAAATTTGCAAGGCTGAGCGGAACGTCGATGGCTACGCCTCATGTAAGCGGTGCAGCAGCCCTCTTGAAAGTGATTGCGGAAAAGGAATTTGACCGCGAATTAACTGAATCGGAATTATATGCACAGTTAGTGAAAAGTACGGAAGACCTGGGAATAAGCAAAAAGGCACAGGGCAATGGAATGCTTAACCTAACGATAACGGAACAAAGAGTGGAAAATTCCATTAATACTACCATAAAATCAGAAAACCTTCAGTTTCCGAGTAAATCGGTAGTCATGGAAAATTAGAAGTGAAAAAAGGTGCCCCATGATTCTTGGGGCACCTTCCATAATGATTATTTTTTATTTTTCCTAAGAGCTGCAAAAAGCGCTACAATGGAAAGAATTAGTGATATGACAGCCAGAGTGATGATCAGCGTCTGATTGCTATCACCTTCTGTTGTTACGGAATCCTTTGCATTGTCAGTAGTCTTGGAATTATTAGTGTCTGCTTCATTTTTGTGACCATGGTCCGTAGATCCGGCAGCATCCTTGGGAGCTACCGAAATTTCCGTTACAGAATGCGGTAGGTCTGAGCCTTCATCACCGCTCCATTCAACAATTTCACCATCTTCGTAATATTGAAATGCATCCCAGGCCACTTTCGTTTCTTCTTTAGGATTTTGGGCAACGAATGAGAATTGCTGGAATTGTCCAGCGGTTATTCCTTCTTCAGTTGCTGACCAAGTTACCGTTTTTACATGCCCATCTTTGTCAGCCTTGGTTGTCACTTTCCATCCTGGTACAGGCTGATAGCTTTCAAAAGTAACCCCTTCAGGTACTTTTAAAGTCACCTTTGTGGTGGCAGTCTCTTTTTCAACGGGCACTTTGAGTGTATAAGTTTCCCACGCCTCAGGTGCAGATGAGGTTGGCTGGACCGTAACGTGTGCATACGCAGAACTAGAGAAAATGAATAATGCAGCAAATGTGGAAATAAGAAGCTTTGAAATGTTTTTCATTTGTATTTATCCCTCCTGTTATGAATTCCCTATGAAAATTGTAAAATCAGCATTGATTGAATCCAGGCTATCAGTTAATCCGTGAATATGGATATTCCACTTTCCTGGCATGGTTAATATAGACTTTGATGCAAATGTACCTGTGCTTTTTTCCTTCATTTGCAGCTTTATTTCACCGCCTGGCGTATCTACGGGCTGCATAGTGATTGTAAGCTGTTCTATTTCAGCTATCGGCTTGCCTCCATTGGATAGATCTACTTGAATCAGGTTATCCCCGACTTTATTCGGAGTCACCATTAATGTGACCTCATTATTTTCGTCAGTCAGTAACGTTTTCTCTATTGGACCGGGAGAAGACATGGCAGTTTGGACATTTGTCAATAGAGCCGCAACAATGAGTACGACGATTCCTAAACCAAACTCCATTCCCACACTATAACCAAGTTTTTTAACCCGCTTTTTCCCCCTTAAATAATGAAAAGCCCCTAAAACGATCATGACTAACATGAGACCAATTTTCGCAAGTAACAATTGTCCATATGTTGTATTTATCAATGAATAGATAGTCGGTACATGCTGTAAACTGCTATAGATCCCGCTAATGATCAGTATGATTACAAACAGAAACGACCATCTGGAAAACCTTTGAATGATTGACCAGTAAAAGGTTTTCTTATCGTCTGCCTGCCGATTAGCAAGTCCAGGCAAAATAACCAATAAGGTCAAAAGGCCGCCAAGCCATAAAGCCATGGACAATAAGTGGAGGAAATCCATCAAAACGGCCAGAACCTGATTAGGAACAGCTGCCGTATGTCCAGTTAAAGCCTTACAAACCATCAAGATTGCTATTATGATGAAAGAAAGGAAGGGTAGTGATTTAATCAGTGTGTTCTCGAGCATGAAATAAATAACTAAAAACAGAAGGAGCAACAATAGAATTTCTATGATCCAGATGGTACCGAAGCTTGTAGCATTCAATACTTCTTTTATAAAAGTCCCATTAAACGCATCCGCCCAACCTACACCAGCGTCAATCGTCACTTTTAAAGGCAGACTGCAGAAGATGGAAAATGCTAGACCTGCATATGAAAGCCAAAGGTATAGACGAGCCCTGCTGCTGGCTTCAAAAAGACGAGAACCCTTCATTAAAGATAATTGGAAAAAAAGGATTCCGGTAAGGGCCGCGAAGCATATGTATTGAAGACTTTGCAGGAAAACGGTGATGGAATCCGGAAAACCTGCGTTCACTTTGGAAATTTCTTGATTTGGTAGGACCGTTGAATCTCCAAATTGAAAGGGGATTGTCCCTTCAATGGGATGGCCATCGCTGGAAACCACTCTCCATTTTATGTAGTAAATCCCTTCATCAATAGTGCCTTTCCACTTAGCTTCCAGTACTTTTTCACTTTGTTCCGAGATTGCACTATCTTGAATTTGAATTTTGTCCCCATCTTGGCTGAATACCTCAAGCGAATGGAAAGCTGGTTGTATATTCTCACTGAATTGAATGCTGATCTTTTCAGGAAGAGTATCCATCACTTCATTCGGGCTAGGATTAGAGCTTATTACTGTAGCATGACCAGAAGCCATTGCCGGGTATAAAAGCAAACTGAATAGGCTGACTACCAGCCATAAATAATTCTTCATCTTGGTGTGCCATCATCCTTTCATCAG
Protein-coding sequences here:
- a CDS encoding S8 family peptidase; this translates as MTREKRLIPYKVLEVMDTVKEKIPEGVELVKAPAIWEKGNYGEGVVVAVIDTGIDKGHPDLKERIIGGKDFTNTGDYQDDNGHGTHVSGTILAAVNNAGVVGVAPKASVLALKALNGQGQGEIDWINGALEYAINWRGPNEEKVSVISLSLGGPADEAEHKLIQKALQNDILVVCAAGNSGDGRHETDEMDYPGAYPEVVEVGAVDLNRNLADFSNTNDEIDLVAPGVGILSTYPGNKFARLSGTSMATPHVSGAAALLKVIAEKEFDRELTESELYAQLVKSTEDLGISKKAQGNGMLNLTITEQRVENSINTTIKSENLQFPSKSVVMEN
- a CDS encoding YcnI family copper-binding membrane protein, which gives rise to MKNISKLLISTFAALFIFSSSAYAHVTVQPTSSAPEAWETYTLKVPVEKETATTKVTLKVPEGVTFESYQPVPGWKVTTKADKDGHVKTVTWSATEEGITAGQFQQFSFVAQNPKEETKVAWDAFQYYEDGEIVEWSGDEGSDLPHSVTEISVAPKDAAGSTDHGHKNEADTNNSKTTDNAKDSVTTEGDSNQTLIITLAVISLILSIVALFAALRKNKK
- a CDS encoding copper resistance CopC/CopD family protein, which codes for MKNYLWLVVSLFSLLLYPAMASGHATVISSNPSPNEVMDTLPEKISIQFSENIQPAFHSLEVFSQDGDKIQIQDSAISEQSEKVLEAKWKGTIDEGIYYIKWRVVSSDGHPIEGTIPFQFGDSTVLPNQEISKVNAGFPDSITVFLQSLQYICFAALTGILFFQLSLMKGSRLFEASSRARLYLWLSYAGLAFSIFCSLPLKVTIDAGVGWADAFNGTFIKEVLNATSFGTIWIIEILLLLLLFLVIYFMLENTLIKSLPFLSFIIIAILMVCKALTGHTAAVPNQVLAVLMDFLHLLSMALWLGGLLTLLVILPGLANRQADDKKTFYWSIIQRFSRWSFLFVIILIISGIYSSLQHVPTIYSLINTTYGQLLLAKIGLMLVMIVLGAFHYLRGKKRVKKLGYSVGMEFGLGIVVLIVAALLTNVQTAMSSPGPIEKTLLTDENNEVTLMVTPNKVGDNLIQVDLSNGGKPIAEIEQLTITMQPVDTPGGEIKLQMKEKSTGTFASKSILTMPGKWNIHIHGLTDSLDSINADFTIFIGNS